The stretch of DNA TTATTATATGCGTCATCCAAACTAATGATCTCGATCAATTTGAACTGACGTGAAATTTTTTCTGCAAGAAGCTGCTTTTTAGACTCATTGCTCTCCACTTCTATCTGGCAGAACTCTGCTTGTTCTGAATTCCTGATCCCCAACTCTATACTCAAAATATTGAGATTAAGATCAGTAAGTTTCACCAGCAGGTCTGCCAAAATACCTTTTTTGTTTTGAAGACTGATAGTGAGTCTATATCTGGAGAGCTTGGAACCACTCCAACTCACATAGACCATCTCTTGCCCCTCTAACATCTTATCGTAGGCTTTCTTGCATAATTTGTGGTGTATAATAGCTTTACTACCCTTATAAAATGCAACGATTTGGTCACCAACTTTAGGATGACAACAATAATCAAACTCTACACCGTCTATAGGCTTGTTCGTAAAGAATCTAAAGTGTTCTAACTCTTTAAGATACGGTTTTTTATACCCTTTTTTGAGTAATTCCCAAAAACGTACGACTTTGGTACCCATATAATCTGCCACTTTGTGTATGGTCTCTTTGTAATAGTCAAGCTGAACCGGTAATTTATAAATGGCATCCATATGCCCCATACTTTCTAAAAGCTCTTTCATAGCACTGCTCTCCTGAGAGAACAGTGTTCCCAGGATATTGTATGCACTTAAGGTATCTGCCTCTTTTATTCTGGCTCTGCATGAGCTTCTAATACCCTCTTTGGCCCTGGATGTTTTTACAGTATCAAGCCATGAACAGTACAAATGCACTTCACTGTCTTTGATAATATTCACAATGTCACCATTTTTTAAAATGGTCAAGAGTGGTACTTTTTGCTTATTGACCAAAGCTTCTGCTGCATTGGCACCAACCTGAGAGTGGACGGCATAGGCAAAATCAAGGGCCACTGATCCTTTCGGTAAGGTAAAGTAATCCCCTTTAGGTGAAAACACAGTAATATCTTCAGAGAAAAGATCGGATTTTGCCAGTTCATAGAACTCTTCTATAGATTCATTTTGATAATGCAAACTCTCTAGCCATGACAGGTTCACACCCATATTTCCATCTTTGTATTTCCAGTGTGCTGCAACACCATACTCTGCCAGTCTATGCATCTCTACGGTTCGTATCTGCGCTTCCACGATCCCCTCCTCGGAGAACAGTGTCGTATGGATGGTCTTATAGCCATTTTCCTTAGGCACTGCGATATAATCTTTGAACCTGGAGATAAGAGGTGTAAACCTTAAATGTACAAGTCCTAAGACCCTGTAACACTCTATGGGCTTTTTCACAATGATACGGATCGCCAGCATGTCCAATACCTCTTCTATACTCACACCCTTACGATGCATCTTTAAATAGATGGAATAGTAGTGTTTGACCCTTCCGATGATCTCAAAATCATCTTCATCAAACCCGTCTTTTAACATCGTATCTTTAACATTTTGAATAAAAGCGTTGAGTTTAAACTTCAAATTTTGTGCATTGGACTTCATATACGTATCTATACGTTTATAATCTTCAGGATAGATATAACGGAAACTCAGATCTTCCAAATGATTTTTAAGTCTTGAGATACCTAGTCTATGCGCAATAGGTGCATATACGACAAGAGTCTCTTCAGAGATACGTTTTTGTTTTGCAAAACTCAGTGCATCCAGTGTGATCATATTGTGCAGTCTGTCACAAAGTTTGATCACAAGTACACGTACATCTTTGATCGATGCAATCAGCATTTTGCGAAATGAAAGCGCGGAGTTGATCAATCTTTCATCGGAGCCTGAAGGAACCAACTCTTCATCACGTATCTCGACGATCTTGGTGAGTCCCTCAACCATATGGGCAACATCGTACCCGAATTCGTCTTCCAACTCTTCGATCGTATAATGTGTATCTTCCACCACATCATGCAAAAGAGCAGCCTGTACCATCATTTCATCATTGGAGATCTTTGCAGTGATCGCTGCAACCAAAATAGGATGGACAATATAAGGTTCTCCACTTTTGCGTGTCTGCCCTTTATGTGCTTCGAGTGAATGTTCTAGTGCTTTGGTTGTTTCAGGTAGAGGAGATGGGATTACTTCCCAAAGAAGGGCACTTGCCTCTTCTATAGTCTTTATCTTTTTAGCTTTATCGAGAAAAGCATCCAAAGGAGTTTAACCTTCTAGGCTGACAGTGATTTTACCTTCAGCTATTTCTTGCAATGCAATATCTGAATATTTCATGCCTGATGTATCGATATCTAAAAGTACTTCAGCACCGTTAGCGATAGCCTCTGCTCTTTTTCCTACTGCATTTGCAAGAAGGTATTTATCAAAATCTACTTTTTCAAGTGCTTTTGCTGTTAATTGTTCTGTTCTCATCATATTCTTTCCTTTATTATTTCATTCTCTATTTTACTACTGAACAAAGGCTCATATCACCTTTGATAATTCTAAGAAGATTGCCCTTTTCAAACATGTTACACACCACGATAGGTAATCCATTCTCTTTCGCCAAAGCGATGGAAGTATCATCCATGACTTTAATATTATCTGCCAATGCCTGATCATACGATAACGTATCAAGTTTTACAGCATCATCGAATTTATTCGGATCTTTATCATAAACACCATCGACTTTGGTTGCTTTGATAAGAAGGTCAGATTCTATTTCAGAGGCTCTCAAGGTTGCCGCGGTATCCGTTGTGAAATATGGGTTACCCGTACCACCGGCAAATACAACAACCCGTCCTTTTTCCAAATGTCTTCTTGCACGACGTACAATGAATGCTTCACCTATCTCTTGCATATCGATGGCAGACTGTAGTCTTGCTTCAAGCCCAGCATGTTCCAATGCTTCTTGGATCGCTACACCATTGATCACTGTAGCCAACATTCCCATATAGTCACCAGATGTTCTTTTGATGATACCATCTGCAGCAGCCGTCACACCACGAATGATATTACCACCGCCTACAACGATACCGACTTCAACACCATTGTCTACAAGGTCTTTGATCTCACCTGCAATAAAATTAAGAATCTGAGTATCTATACCATACCCTTCTTCACCCGCCAATGCTTCACCAGAAAATTTTACCAAAACTCTTTTAGTCACAGATGCACCTTTATATAATTTCGCGATTATATCTAATTGTGGTTTAGGAGGCGTTTAAACTCTTAAATGCCT from Sulfurovum xiamenensis encodes:
- a CDS encoding RelA/SpoT family protein, coding for MDAFLDKAKKIKTIEEASALLWEVIPSPLPETTKALEHSLEAHKGQTRKSGEPYIVHPILVAAITAKISNDEMMVQAALLHDVVEDTHYTIEELEDEFGYDVAHMVEGLTKIVEIRDEELVPSGSDERLINSALSFRKMLIASIKDVRVLVIKLCDRLHNMITLDALSFAKQKRISEETLVVYAPIAHRLGISRLKNHLEDLSFRYIYPEDYKRIDTYMKSNAQNLKFKLNAFIQNVKDTMLKDGFDEDDFEIIGRVKHYYSIYLKMHRKGVSIEEVLDMLAIRIIVKKPIECYRVLGLVHLRFTPLISRFKDYIAVPKENGYKTIHTTLFSEEGIVEAQIRTVEMHRLAEYGVAAHWKYKDGNMGVNLSWLESLHYQNESIEEFYELAKSDLFSEDITVFSPKGDYFTLPKGSVALDFAYAVHSQVGANAAEALVNKQKVPLLTILKNGDIVNIIKDSEVHLYCSWLDTVKTSRAKEGIRSSCRARIKEADTLSAYNILGTLFSQESSAMKELLESMGHMDAIYKLPVQLDYYKETIHKVADYMGTKVVRFWELLKKGYKKPYLKELEHFRFFTNKPIDGVEFDYCCHPKVGDQIVAFYKGSKAIIHHKLCKKAYDKMLEGQEMVYVSWSGSKLSRYRLTISLQNKKGILADLLVKLTDLNLNILSIELGIRNSEQAEFCQIEVESNESKKQLLAEKISRQFKLIEIISLDDAYNK
- a CDS encoding DNA-directed RNA polymerase subunit omega; the encoded protein is MRTEQLTAKALEKVDFDKYLLANAVGKRAEAIANGAEVLLDIDTSGMKYSDIALQEIAEGKITVSLEG
- the pyrH gene encoding UMP kinase, coding for MTKRVLVKFSGEALAGEEGYGIDTQILNFIAGEIKDLVDNGVEVGIVVGGGNIIRGVTAAADGIIKRTSGDYMGMLATVINGVAIQEALEHAGLEARLQSAIDMQEIGEAFIVRRARRHLEKGRVVVFAGGTGNPYFTTDTAATLRASEIESDLLIKATKVDGVYDKDPNKFDDAVKLDTLSYDQALADNIKVMDDTSIALAKENGLPIVVCNMFEKGNLLRIIKGDMSLCSVVK